The DNA region GGGCAAAGTGGGAGATAGATTGAGATGTAGGGCTGTGGCTTGATTAAGTGGTACACTTCAgcaatatatttaaattacatGTTCAAGTCTTTCCCCTTGTATTAGGCATATTAAAGAAAAGCAGACATTGTTCTCATGTGATAGAGCCACTTCAATTCTTAAGCCATATAAGCAGTTTTGCAATAATAACAGTCAGTTTCAGCCATTAAGAGAGTCTATAAAACATTGAGTTCAAAGACAATCTATTGGTGAATTGATAAGTATTACCTTATACATGACTCATTATGCCGTTCAAGTCTACAAGCAAGTAGTTCATAGGCATCAAATtaactttttaaattaaattgaacaGTATACATGATCAAGAGATGCCTTAGAAATAAAACATTTGCAACAGCAGAGGAAAGCTCAAAAAGAGAGGATAAGGGAGAAGAAAAAAGTGAAGACGCATAGGCAAGGTAATCTGGACTCCCAATAGTGTTTCCGTTAAGTTCTTTGGTCAATTAGATAAAATTTTCTTCTATGTTATTATGAAAGATAATATTAAgctaaaaagaaaacaaaaataaaggtTGGGGAATAAACTTtaaaatcaaaagcaaaatgAAAAGGCTCAGGATGGATGCAATAACAAATAGAAACAAAGATACCAGGAAGTATTCACCATTAACAATCCTCTACTACTAATCTACTATTTTCAAATCTAAATAAATTCCTGATGCTACTCAAATCTGAAGACGACGACCGACCACAACAATCAAGCCTTTCCCACTAGGTCACATCATGTCTTACCGTAAATAATTTAAATCTTTCTTAATGGTTCTCTTTATAGGTTTTCTTGGTCTCTCCTACTTTATTGGGCTACAATCCATCTAATCTACACTCCTTATAGAGGCTCTCACAAAGTCTTCTCTACACACACATATTCAATCCACCTAAGGCTGAGATTCTTTCATCTTTTCCGCAGCAAGATCCAACTGTTGGAATTACTAAAAATTCTCTCAGAATAAATCTCCAGCTGCATAGTTTGCAATTCAATACgaagaaaaaattaatacttCTAAATGCTTAATGTTTTAAAGGATCAATACCAGGTTAAGATGATGAACACGTGCAAGGACTTCCAATTCAGCGAGAAATTCTTTTGACGCTTGCATATCCATCTTCTTGATGGCAGCTCTCTGCATAGGAAAAGTCATTGCTTATATAATGAGAATATAGATTCTGCAAAGTACCAGATGGAATGGCTCTTAAGAACAAACACAATTTGGCCCATCATCATTATAACATAATATAAACCGATATGTTGCTTCAACCACTGAGCTTCATTTTACTGTTATTCAACGTGCAGGAAATATAGTAAACATTATGCGGTAATGTCAACTTCAAGCAAGCAAAGATAAAAATTCTTATTaacagagagaaaatgaaaggAGAATTATTGAATAACTGTTTATATATTGCCATTATTTCCTCTTACCTAGTTTGGTTTTTTAAGTCTCCTAATTCATCATTGTAAAACCATTTTGAAGTCTTAATCCTTCCTCACAAGTATTTTCTAGCTTGGCTTCCACAATGTGCATCTCAAACAACCAACAAATGACGTTAAAATATCGATACATGGAAGGATGACATTATTTAGGATCATTGACCCATTCATAACATACAGCATATAATATCACCTCATATCCCAAAATGACAAGAAAAATTTACTGACCCCCAACTGTGATGAATCATGAATTATCAAGTTTTTCAGCTTCTCTTTTTTCCATTTCATGTTTCAGTTGTAAAACATAAAAGCTTAAGGACTATATTTAACAGAATGTCACACAGTATCCATACAGTTATACCATAACATTCAATTTCAACAAGTCTTCGTTCAAACTGACTATTAGTCAAATACTAAACCTTGATAAAACTTTTCTCAAGAAACACTTCCAATAATAGACAGTTATATATGTGATTACTAACCTCTCCCCCAGCTCCGCATAATAGAAAGAGCCAAAACCACCTTGACCAATTTTGTTAGCCAAACTAAAGTTATCTGTTGCAGTTGCTAGCTCATCATACGAAAACTCCACTGATTTGTCCACTGTTATGCCTGTCATGGTAGCAGCACCACCGGGCCCCGGTGTTTCATTCACAGTACTATGGGAATTTTCATCTGAAAAGCACCAAATCATGAActtcagttttaattttcagAACATGTAAGAGTCAGAGGCACTGAATGTTGAGCAAGGTTCCAACAAGAGTAAAAAGCAGCAAGAGtaaaaaacacaaaataaaaaGATGTCAAATGCACTTACTCAACCGCTGAAGTTTTAACAGTAAGTAAACCTTCGTGAGATATTTAGACGAAAAGTGATTTAGTGCTTGAGTTTCAATATTGCGGTTGGTCTCGATCATTAGTTTCAACTCCCAAAGCCAGATCAATCTTCGTCAGTGGCAGCATGCAATGTATTGGTATGGCAAATGTCTCTGCATCACTCGGCCTTATGCCGAGCCAATTCACATATGGTATTGTCATGTGTTCATTAGCGTATGCCATTCTTTTAGATCCACGACAATATACTGACAGAATTTTTAACCCATGAGGATCACCATCAACGAGTCCAAGCACAAGTAGGTCGAATCTCATTTGCAATCGCTTGACAAAAATGCGGGTGGAAATATTAGGAACCTACAACCACTAAGCATGCTCTTAAAGACCCTAAGTGGTTGGCAGCTATGAAGtctgaatatgaagctctcatgaCCAACAATACTTGGACTTTGGTGCCTCTTCCCAAGGGAAGACATCCTATAGGGTGCAAGTGGGTGTTTAGAATAAAGGAAAATGCTGATGGCTCAGTTAATAGGTATAAAGCCAGACTTGTGGCTAAGGGATATCATCAAGTGAAAGGTTTTGACTATGCAGAAACTTTTTCTCCTGTTGTTAAACCTATTACAATTCGTTTGATTCTTACCTTGGCTGTGTCTAAACAGTGGCATATTCACCAGcttgatgtgaataatgcctttCTTCATGGTGCCCTCCAAGAAGAAGTATATATGCAGCAGCCTGCTGGTTTTCAAAGTTCAGACAAGACCCTAGTTTGCAAGCTGAACAAAGCTTTATATGGGCTCAAACAGGCtccaagagcttggtttgatagGTTGAAGACAGCTCTAATCAAATTTGGGTTCAGGGCAAGCTGTTGTGATCCTTCCCTCTTTACTTTCCATCATAAGTCAAGTATCATCTATATTTTGGTCTATGTAGATGACATCATTATCACAGGGAATTTTCTGCCCTTTATTCAAGAGATTGTTCAAAAGCTTAATTCTGAATTTGCTTTAAAACAATTGGGTCAGTTAGACTATTTTCTTGGTGTTCAAGTCCATCACTTGCAAGATAGGTCTCTCCTACTTACTCAGACCAAATACATTGGTGATCTTCTTGAAAGAGCAGACATGGCTGAAGCTAAAGGCATCTCTACACCTATGGTCAGTGGTGCCAAACTAAGCAAGCATGGAGCAAATTATTTTGCAGATCCTACACTCTATAGGTCCATAGTTGGGGCCTTGCAATATGCCACTCTTACCAGACCTGAAATAAGCTTTTCAGTCAACAAAGTGTGTCAATTTCTCAGTCAGCCCTTGGAGGAACATTGGAAGGCAGTTAAGAGGATATTGAGGTATCTAAAGGGTACCATTCATCATGGCTTGCATATCAAGCCTTGTTCTGTGCATTCTCCAGTAGCTCTAGTGGcatactgtgatgctgattggggatcTGATCCTGATGACAGGAGGTCCACCTCAGGGTCCTGTGTATTCTTTGGTCCTAATCTTGTCTCTTGGACCTCTAAGAAGCAAACTTTGGTAGCCAGGTCTAgtactgaagcagaatatagGAGTCTTGCTAATACCTCAGCTGAGTTGCTATGGATTCAATCATTGTTACAAGAGCTGCATGTTCCATTCACAGTTCCCAGAATTTTCTGTGATAATATGGGAGCTGTTGCATTAACTCATAATCCAGTTTTGCATACCCGCACCAAACATATGGAGCTTGACATTTTCTTTGTTAGAGAGAAGGTGCTGAATAAGTCTTTGTTTGTTCATCATGTTCCTTCCATTGATCAGCTTGCTGACCTCTTCACCAAAGCACTTTCTCCTACTCGTTTTGAAGACCTTAGAAGCAAACTTAATGTGACTGAGAAACTAGTTTCTCACCCACCTTCAGTTTGAGGGGGTGTATTAGGATATATGTAGTCACATGCTGACATGGCATTGCTGACATGTCAATCTGTAACAGAATTAGTTATTAGgtgtaacagaatcagttacACACTGTGTAactgattctctctctctcttagtaaCAGCTTGCTACGCAAGCTTCTCTGATTCTCTATAAATAGCTAAATGCTATTCGTGTAATTCAACTTTTCAGAAATACAATTCAGTTTACAATTCAGTTAGAATCTTAACAGGAAACATCAGATTGTTCTCTTGCAGTGATAATAATGCATGGGAAATTCACGATAGAACCGTTCTTCCGCCAACCTCATAAAGACACCATTTTTTTCCACAAGCAAGATAAACAGAGCATCAGACTCTAGATCGGTAACTTTGGCCATGTGGTACGGAATCGACTTGCCACTCAGACCTAATTTTGCACAATCAACTAAATCCCCATCTTCCTTAAAGCACAAATTACCAATTACCGTTCCTTTTGAAGCGCCAACAATATGAAGGTTTGACCGTGTGCATCCAAGAATGCAAGCAACATCATCCAAGACACCATCAGAGACGTTCTGCTTCTTGAACAAGGATAAAGACCTGTTCAAGAAGCAGAACGTCTCTGATGGTGTCTTGGATGATGTTGCTTGCATTCTTGGATGCACACGGTCAAACCTTCATATTGTTGGCGCTTCAAAAGGAACGGTAATTGGTAATTTGTGTTTTAAGGAAGATGGGGATTTAGTTGATTGTGCAAAATTAGATCTGAGTGGCAAGTCGATTCCGTACCACATGGCCAAAGTTATCGATCTAGAGTCTGATCCCTCTTAGTTATATAGACATCATCAATGAGGAGTTCCATGACGATGTACAGTATCCGAGAAGTGATACGTGAATTTCTGGATCATGTTTCTATTATAGAAGGTCCGGTAGAATTTGCGCTTCTTCAGAACATGGCGACGTGCACGTATGCTTGATTGGAGCGGGAGCATGAGGGGATTTCATATGAGAATTTTGTTTCATTCTCCACTGAATCCAAGTGCTCAAAAGTCAGTCTTACGACCTTATCTAGCAGCATGGTGGAGTTTGGTCGGTCCTCCACCTGGAAGTATTCATCATAGTCAAGATTCTGCAGTGGCGTCATAGTATGGATGGAATGGTACTGCTGTATGATGTTTAAGATTTCTGGGAGTGGCTTCACCTGATCCTCCAAGGGACGATCAATGTCCATGGTATCTCCCTTGAGAATTGACAATTCgagagaaaaaattgaaaaattgacaGCATGTGAGAAACAAAAGACAGTGAAATTGAAACAAGCAGCGAAAAAACAAAATTGTTTGATCATGCATGAACCATGAAAGGAAGAAGAGAGCGGTATTGATATGGCTGAgatcaaagaagaaaaagagaattACCTAGAGTCAACCAATTATATTTTGACCGCTTTCAATCAAAGAAACTAATCTGATCACACAATACTCTGCAGGAACCTGAAAATCAGCAAACAAACAATTAGGTTGCAAATAACCAGCTATAACTGCACTCAAGGGAAACAAAGAGCAATAATGGAAACGTTTACAAGGGTACTCAAAGCCAAGCACcaataacaaaaataatatcCAAACCATTTTTTCAATATGAATTTAAGCATGCCAAACCATTTTACTACATGCTTATAAAATTATATGGGCCGATGCAATTAAAGTCAAACTAGTCTATATGCCCATTCAAACTCAGAAGGAAAGAACCTGAAACATGTAGGAGATATTCTCAAGCAAAAGCAATAGTGTTCTTTGTTCTAAAGCAATTTAAAAATAACATCCAATCAAAAAGTCCAATAAAAAAGTCTCAGCACAAAATAGCAATGGTTCTTGGTTCTTGAAGACCCTTCACTTCAATAGCACAACATTCCACTCATTTTCCAGAGTTCTATTATAACTCAGTAAAAATTAGGCTGAACTCTTGCTAGAAATCATCATGGGTTGAATCAACACCATACATTGAAGACAGAGGTCAAAAAAAAGGGACAACCAGTTGGATACTTAATTAAGACATAGCAATAGATCATTAGAAGATTCATTACAAACTAAAAAGCAAGCCAAGACAGTTCAGGACAAAACACATATTCACAAATCACAATGACTATTGATATTGAATCCTAATTACCTAATAAAAATTGTAACATTGTAGCCTCAGTCAATTGCAAGCATTAATTGTCCATGCAATGTCACAAAAGTGCACCAACACTCATGTCAACAGACAAACTAGCTACCCATTTCAGGTTATCTCACACATAACATCCCACAATCCCAACCCCAATTTTCAAAGTGTCTGGGCTTCCTCAAGTGTATGAACTTGGTACAGGCCCACCCCCATGACACTTATAACACAGTAAAACTCATAATTCCTAAAACTGAGCACTGTGGATGTTTCCTCCAAATTTTTAACCTTCAGTAACCTTTTGCTTTTGGAAGAAAACATCAGAAACCCCCTTCTTTCAAAACCCTCATTGCTTGATAGaataaaaacccataaacttgAAGCAAACAAAGCAcagaaatcaaaataaaatcacGCAGCAACAGCATAAACGAAATCGCAGATTGGGGAGAAACGAAGAAAGAGGATAAACTGCAGAAGAAAACGAAGAAGATGGGGTTTACCTTTTACTGTGCGTAATCAATTTATGGAGGGGAATTTTGAGCTGGAATCAGGAACGAATCGAGACGGTGGTGGCGATTAGGGTTTGAGGACGGTGGAGGTTGGCGTCGCTGCCCTAGGTGCCTAGGTCTCGCCGCCGTTGGCGTcgctcatcttcttcttccgcaAAGAGACGCAAAACTGGATTGGGAATTGGGATTCTAGGTTAAGTTTTTGTAtcctttatttaaattatttaaatttaaaaaaccgGTTTATAAACCGGTTCTTCAAATTTGGACCAGGTAACCGAACCGGATTTTTAAAATGGACCGGATCAGTTTTTAAACCAAAAAATAAAGTGGATTTTTTATAAAACGGTTTGGACCGGTTCCGGTTTGGTTCACCAGAACCGGTTTTTTTGCACACCCCTGAGCAAATAACAAGAATTAGTTGATCAGTGATTCTTCAATCTTCCAGTGCTAATCTAATAAAGGATAGATTGTTCAACAAAATCTCAACAAACAACGAGTTTTGACATTCTAACAGAAGTGAATGCAGGGAATGGCGAcacaagaaaagagaaaggaaaagagCCAGAGCAGAAACGAACAGATCAGGAGAAAAGAGCCGGAGCCAAAGACATACCACGGGGTCGACAATCCTGTGCGCGGTGAACGACGGAGCAGGGTAACGATCGAGAGAGTGGAGGAAGTCTCATCGCTGAGAAGGTGCGCGAACGACGGCGGACGGAGATGCCAGTTATGAGTCTCTGAAGCGGTGTGAATTGGAATTGAGAAATGTAACATTTATGTTCTGTTTGGTCTTGGTTGTGAAGGGAATATAATAGGAAGAAActgatgaagaaaagaaaatgagcggaaaatatattatttatttatttattatttgctTGGGTCACCTGGTCCATTAGCTATGCAATAGAGATCGATGTATATTTAATGAATGTAGATTATTAGAGAGATAACAAGTGAAGTGTTCTAGTCACCTCTGAAGCTATAAACATCAATAGCGTTGGCACTTGACCCACAAGGGTATGGTCATAAGCGGACACCATAAGGGTGATCAACGTGATCTAGTTCAGGAGTGGATCATTCTGATCTAACTGGTAAAGTTCTTGAGCGGCCTCATGAAGGGTAGAGATGAAATAGTTAAGGCACGAAGGCGCCAAGTCAAGCGTGTGCTCGGAAGCTCTGTT from Lotus japonicus ecotype B-129 chromosome 2, LjGifu_v1.2 includes:
- the LOC130736277 gene encoding DNA topoisomerase 6 subunit A-like, coding for MQATSSKTPSETFCFLNRSLSLFKKQNVSDGVLDDVACILGCTRSNLHIVGASKGTVIGNLCFKEDGDLVDCAKLGLSGKSIPYHMAKVTDLESDALFILLVEKNGVFMRLTCQQCHVSM